Proteins co-encoded in one Nicotiana sylvestris chromosome 7, ASM39365v2, whole genome shotgun sequence genomic window:
- the LOC104226110 gene encoding protein NRT1/ PTR FAMILY 4.3-like — translation MERRQDYKGNNISEETTLDWRGKPSNSSKHGGMKAAAFVLGVQGFEIMAIAAVGNNLITYVINEMHFSLSKSANVVTNFIGTVFLLALLGGYLSDSYLGCFWTMLIFGFVELSGFILLSVQAHLPQLKPPNCNMVTDEEHCVEAKGFKALIFFTALYLVALGSGCVKPNMIAHGADQFNYQDNPKQSKQLSRYFNAAYFAFSMGELIALTVLVWVQTHSGMDLGFGISAAAMAMGLISLVGGTFLYRNKPPQGSIFTPMAQVFMAAFSKRKEVCPSDARVLHGSHSNKGPNSNATISDDMGILHHTNQFRFLDKACIKVQDGNSTKESPWKLCTVTQVEQVKILISVIPIFACTIVFNTILAQLQTFSVQQGSSMNTKLTKSFHIPPASLQAIPYIMLIFLVPLYDTFFVPFARKITGHDSGVTPLQRIGLGLFVATFSMVSAALMEYKRRNAAVNSNKTLSIFWITPQFLIFGVSEMFTAVGLIEFFYKQSVKGMQSFLTAITYCSYSFGFYLSSVLVSLVNKITSNSSHGGWLSDNNLNKDRLDLFYWLLAVLSFLNFFNYLFWARWYSRNRSSSATIQHDFISKVAGDDSIA, via the exons ATGGAGAGAAGGCAGGactacaaaggaaataatatTTCTGAAGAGACTACTCTTGATTGGAGAGGCAAACCTTCAAACTCCTCGAAACATGGAGGAATGAAAGCTGCTGCTTTTGTTCTTG GGGTTCAAGGATTTGAGATAATGGCAATAGCAGCAGTTGGGAATAATCTCATAACATATGTGATAAATGAGATGCACTTTTCATTGTCAAAATCTGCAAATGTAGTGACAAACTTTATTGGGACAGTTTTTCTTCTTGCACTGCTTGGAGGTTACCTCTCCGACTCTTATCTTGGTTGCTTCTGGACCATGCTCATCTTTGGCTTTGTCGAACTTTCG GGTTTCATACTATTGTCAGTCCAAGCCCACCTGCCACAGCTAAAGCCACCAAATTGCAATATGGTAACTGATGAAGAGCATTGCGTGGAGGCAAAGGGTTTCAAAGCTTTAATATTTTTTACAGCACTGTATTTGGTGGCATTAGGGAGTGGTTGTGTGAAGCCAAACATGATAGCTCATGGTGCTGACCAGTTTAATTACCAAGACAATCCAAAGCAGTCCAAACAACTTTCAAGATATTTCAATGCTGCATATTTTGCCTTCTCCATGGGTGAACTCATTGCTCTTACTGTTCTTGTTTGGGTCCAAACACATTCTGGAATGGACCTTGGCTTTGGAATCTCTGCTGCTGCCATGGCTATGGGATTAATCAGCTTAGTTGGTGGTACATTTTTATACAGAAACAAACCTCCTCAAGGAAGTATCTTCACTCCTATGGCACAg GTATTTATGGCTGCTTTTTCAAAGAGAAAAGAAGTCTGTCCATCTGATGCACGAGTACTTCACGGGAGCCACTCAAACAAGGGTCCTAACAGCAATGCCACCATATCTGATGATATGGGCATTCTTCATCACACCAATCAATTCAG GTTCTTGGACAAAGCTTGCATCAAAGTGCAAGATGGAAATAGCACAAAGGAGAGTCCATGGAAACTTTGCACGGTAACCCAAGTGGAACAAGTCAAGATCCTTATTTCAGTTATTCCTATTTTTGCTTGTACTATAGTTTTCAACACCATCTTAGCCCAACTTCAAACTTTTTCAGTCCAACAAGGAAGTTCTATGAACACTAAGCTGACCAAAAGCTTCCACATCCCTCCAGCTTCCCTTCAAGCAATTCCCTACATAATGCTAATCTTTTTAGTCCCTCTCTATGACACATTCTTTGTCCCTTTTGCCCGAAAAATCACCGGTCATGACTCCGGTGTGACACCGTTGCAACGTATAGGTCTAGGCCTATTCGTTGCAACTTTCTCCATGGTATCAGCAGCTCTGATGGAATATAAAAGGAGGAACGCTGCAGTGAACTCGAACAAGACACTATCAATATTTTGGATCACCCCTCAGTTCTTGATTTTCGGGGTATCTGAAATGTTCACTGCAGTTGGCCTCATTGAGTTCTTCTACAAACAGTCCGTGAAAGGGATGCAATCATTTTTAACAGCCATTACTTATTGCTCATACTCATTTGGTTTTTACTTAAGCTCGGTACTTGTTTCACTTGTGAATAAGATCACTTCAAACTCCTCTCATGGTGGCTGGCTCAGTGACAACAATCTCAACAAAGACAGGCTTGATCTTTTCTACTGGTTACTAGCAGTACTGAGTTTCCTCAACTTCTTCAACTATCTGTTCTGGGCTAGATGGTATTCGCGAAATCGATCATCATCAGCCACAATACAACATGATTTTATTTCAAAAGTTGCTGGAGATGATAGTATAGCTTAA